The DNA sequence AAGGGAAGTAATGGTAAGTAGAATTGGAAATTTTAAAGTGAATATTAATCAAAAAGTAGGGGTGAAGCTAAAAAGCCGAACCTTGAAATAAAGTAAGATTAAGCTCTTCGAGTTTTCGAGAGCCTACCTATGTATATAGGGAGGGACTTATGTCAGGTAATTTTAGTTCCGGGACGGCAATCGGCCTTTTTACGTCTTTAATTAACTTTGCTCTTCTTTATGCAGCAAACGCCATAAGTCGTAAATATACAGAGTATGCATTATGGTAAGGGGAGGATATAAGATTATGGGAAAAAGAAATTACAATCAAAATGCAATAAAAGAGGGGTCCCCAATTGCTGATTTCTTTATTTATTTTTTTACAATATTTATATGCATAATAACATTATATCCGTTTTACTATGTAGTTATCATGTCTGTTAGTGATCCTGTAAGGGTGGCAGCAATGGATGTATATTTATATCCGAAGGGGTTTCAGTTAGGGTCATATGGGCTTATTGTAAGAGATGCAAAGATGTGGTGGGCATATCTAAATACATTGATATATGTTGGAGCCGGTACGGCACTTACGCTTTTAACTTCTGTTCTAGGTGCTTATCCTTTAAGCGTAAAGAATCTTCCAGGCAGGAAATGGCTGGTTAGATATTTAATTTTTCCTATGTATTTTGGTGGTGGTTTGATCCCTACATTTTTACTGGTGAACAAGCTTGGTCTATACAATACCAGATGGGCAATTATAATACCTGGAGCAGTAAGTATATGGTATATAATTCTTGTAAGGACGTATTTTATGACTGTACCAGACTCTATAAAGGAATCAGCTTTTATAGATGGTGCGAGTCATATTCAACTGCTTTTTAAAATAATAGTACCCATATCAAAGCCGATACTGGCGGTAATCGCCATATATACCATAGTGGGTATATGGAACAGTTGGTTTGGTGCTTTGGTATATCTGCCAAATGAAAAATTGCATCCTCTACAGATGTATTTGTATCGTGTTTTAGTACAGCAAACAGTAGATCTTAAAGAATTGGCCTTTGATGAGGCGGCCAGTGCAACTAAAAAAATATTTTCCAATATACAGCTTAAATATTCCATAATAGTGTTTACTACTTTACCTATAATATTTACCTATCCTTTCTTCCAGAAATATTTTATAAAAGGGGTAATGCTAGGTTCTTTAAAAGAATGATTGATGGGATATTGTATATTTGATTTTCTATTCTGCGTTAAATAAAAATAGACGCAGGTTATAAAAAAATCATTATATAGGGAGGAATGTAATAATGAAAAGATCAAAAACTTTAATAATCTTTTTATTGGTCTTTAGTCTGATGCTTACCTCTGTTGCATGTGGCAAAAAAAGCGGAGAGGATACATCAAATTCGAGTTCAAAGGTAGAAGATAACAAAAAAGATGACGATACTAAGAAAGTGGAAGATGACAAAAAAGAAGAGAAGGCTAAACTCCATCTACTTGGGCCCGATAAAGGTGGGGACATAAAGTTTGCTGATAGGGAAAAGTACCCTGTTTGGAAAGAAGTACAGAAGCTTCTTGACGCAGCTAACTTAGACCTAGAATATGAAATAGTACCAGCGGAACAATATAAAGTTGTTATCCAGACACGAATGGCATCGGCAAGTGATTTACCTGATATTGCAAATGTCTCTCCTTTAGATGATACCACAGTATTAAATCTTGCTAGACAAGGTGTAATACTTGAGCTTAATTCACTTGCTGATGAGCATAGCAATGGAAATATAAAAAAATTCTATAATGAATATTTTCCCTACGCAAAGCAGTTAACTACTTCGCCTGATGGAAAGATGTACTGGTTTAGTAATCTTCATAAGAAGCTATATAAAGGAACGGAACCAGCACCAGTGGCCTTGACTATGAATATTAGGAAGGATTGGCTTGATAAACTTAATATTCCTGTACCTACTACTGCTGATGAATATTTTAATGCATTAAAGACTATGCGGGATAAGGATGCTAATGGTAATGGTCAAAAAGATGAGATACTCATATATGATCCTGCCAGATTTAATGGTGCTATAGCTCAATGGTTTGGTCTTGGTATAGATATAACGGCTGTTGATATGGAAAATAAGAAAGTAGTATCTCCTTGGTATCAAGAAGGCGTAAAAGACTATTTTAAATATTTACAAAGATTAGTTAAAGAAAATATAATAGATGCTAGTCTAATTGGTGCTGGTTCAGAAGAAGTTCAGCAAAAGATTACGGAAAATAAAACAGCTTCTATAACTGATTATAATCTGGAAACATATAGAGAACCAACCATAGAAGGTGGGGGCGAATATATGCCACTTATGCCTCTTAAAGCTGTGGATGGTATAGAGCCTGCAGCCCAGTTAGAATCACCTTTCTTGGTATGGCAAAAGTTTGCTGTGACGAAAAATTGCAAAAATCCCGAGGCAGCTATTGCATTTTTTGATATTATATATTCGGAAGAGTATGCAGACTTACTATTTTGGGGAATTGAGGGTTTAACATATGAAGTTGGAGATGATGGGGTTAAGAAATTTAAGGATATAACCGGATCGTTTGATACTCAACTGGCAAATGAAGGGAAAATTGCAGGACAACAAGTTTTTGGCGATACTGTTTTTCCAAGGGTACAATTTGCTAATTTAGAGTATGAATTACAGGGACGTCCTGAATATAAGACTAATCATCAATTAGAAATAATGACGTACAAACCATATTTCTACAATAAAAATTATCTGGCTATTCCTGATGATGATCAGCTAGAGAAAAAGACACAAATACTTAACGATATAACAACATACTCTGAAGAATTAGCAACAAAACTTGCTTTAGGACAAAAATCTCTCGATGATTGGGATAAGTATATGGCTGATCTTAAAGAATTAGGGCTTGATGAGCTTATTGAGATAGATCAACAGCTATTGGATAGATATTTTAGCTTAGAGAAATAGAGGGATAAAAAATATGCTAGTCTGTATACAGACTAGCATATTTTTTATGATAATTCTTTACTTAGAAATGCATTCCATTCATCATAAATAGCACGAAGGTCGGTATCAAGAAAAGCAAGAGCTTTTTCTTCGATGTTTTTAGGGACACCGTAATATGCTTGTGCAATAGATCCTGTTATAGCCGCTAAGGTATCGCTGTCACCTCCAACGGAAACGGCAGTACGGATTGCGTCTTCAAAGGAAATAGACTCCAAGAATGCCTCAATGGCTTGTGGTACAGTTTCTTGGCAGGTTTCGTTGAATTTATATGTATCTCTGATTTCGTCTATGGTAAAACTTAGGGGATAGTAGGAGGTGTCTATTTTTTTACGGATTTCGTTTTTAGCAACTCCCTGTCGGGCCATGAAAATTGCCACGACAACTGCTTCAGCACCTTTTATACCTTCTGGGTGATTATGTGTTATCCGTGTTATGATTTCGGATAGTCTTTTTGCTTCACTTTCAGTTTTTGCAATGAAGCCCGCGGGACTTATACGCATGGCTGCACCATTGCCGAAACTATTGTATGGTCTAGGGTTCTCACTGAAAATCCATTGGGAGAACATTCCCCCATAACCACAGTTTGGGTAATTACCTCCGATTTTTTGCATATACTTGATAGTCATCTTTTCAAGAAGTTTGTCATATTCGCCAACAGAAATGCCTTTAATCTTTTCTGTTTCCATAATAGCCTTTGCCACTGCAAGGGTCATGATGCTATCATCGGTTGCTTGGCAATTATCTGTAAATAGTTTAAAATTCTTATCCCGATAATTGGTGAATTCAAAACGGGATCCAACGATATCACCTATGATTGCACCTATCATTAATATACCTCCTTATATAATTGTGGTTTTATATCTATTTACTTTATATTTTATGGCTAACTTTTTACAATTTATAAATTCATATAGGATAGATGAAAAATTCCATGTTTATAAAAAGTTCAGTGGATTAAAAAGGTTTTGCACAAAATTCAGTTTTATTATAATTTTTAGGGAAGTAAAAGGGCTACAGAAAAAACACTGTAGCCCTTAATATTGGCGGAGAGAGAGGGATTCGAACCCTCGAACGGAATTTGAGTCCCGTTACACGATTTCCAGTCGTGCGCCTTCAACCAACTCGACCATCTCTCCATGTAATATTGGTTTACCTATAAATCAATTATTATTTTATGACGCTTATATAGTATACAATGCTGAGCAAAAAAAATCAAGAGGTTTTAAAATAAATGCGTCAAGATATTAAAATTGCCTATCTTGACGCATTTACCTGCCTTAAAATTGAATTAATGATTTTTAGCTTCCTTATTAGTCTTTTCTGTTAGTTTTAAATATTCGACTATGAGGTTGTCCAGCTTTTTGCTAATATTTACTAGTTTCTCATCTGTTAAATGTCCATTTTGATTTTTTATTATGTTATTTAGTTTGGTTTGTAGGGTAATAATTTCTAGGCGCAATTCATTTATAGCCATTATTATTCCCCCTCCCCCAATGACTATAAAAGCCCTAAAATCTTACCAGTTAGTTTTTTATCTTCCATATTCTAGTATATATGAAGAATATAATATAGTCAATGTTTTTGAATATATTTTTATATTAAATTCTTGATCAATTTGCTATATTAAGTATTGGATATTATTTCCGTCCTCATTAATATAATCTATAATAGACTTATTAGTATTTAAATCTATAAATAATGTACAGCGTTTATCATCATTTTGCCATGAAAGACGTACTTTATCCTTTGTACAATTTAGGACCTTAAATTCTCCATTAAAACTAGGATACTTATTTCTAAATCTTATAAGCTTAAAAAGCCTCTTAACAACCTCTCTATTAATCTCCTTATCTATTTCATTAATACTGTAATTATGGCGGTTTATTGCGTGGCTATCAGTATTATTTTTTAATGATTCATAGTCATTTGCTCCTGCCAATGCACCTACATAATAAACCTGTGGTACCCCTGGAGTGAAGAACTGAATAGCTCTAGCCGCCAAATATGCATTGTCATCATTGTTAGGTTATAAGTTGTACTTTGTTTTTTATCGATACTTTGTAAACCTCAACTTAGTTATTTGGTAAATTTTGAGCTAAGGTTTATAAATTTTAAACAATAGTGAACATAATTAAGGTTGAAGTAATGAAAATTAATTTTAAACCTATAAATGCTAAGACTCTATTTCCCTTTTTAAAAATATGGGTATAATATAGGGGTAGAGGGGATGATATGCATGAAATATAAGATAATAACTAAGTGCCCAGTATGCGAGGAAGAGCTTGAAGTAACAACTCTGGTATGTCCAGGCTGTAGTACTAAATATGAGGGGCATTTTGTGTTAGATAAATTTAGTTATCTTACGGCAGAGCAAAAGTATTTTATAGAAATCTTTTTAAAGTGCAGGGGAAATATAAAAGAAGTAGAAAAGGAACTGAATATTTCCTATCCTACAGTTAGAAGTAGATTAAATGATATTATTTATAGCCTTGGATATGACATATCAGGAGGATCTGAGAAGTCTGATGTAGATAAAGACAAGATATTGGACATGCTTGATAATGGGGAAATATCGGCAAATGAAGCTATAAAAATCCTAAAAGGTCGGTGATTTAGGTGAATATAGGGGTAATGGATGCTCAGGGTGCTGGATTAGGTCAGAGTGTTATAAAGCGCCTAAGACATGAGATTGGAGATCTTGTATATATAATTGCGCTAGGTACTAATAATGCAGCGACAGCTAATATGTTAAAGGCGGGAGCTGATTTAGGTATAACGGGGGAAGAGGATATTTGTTTATTTTGTAGGAAAAATACTATAGATGCTTTAATAGGTCCAGTGGGGATTATGTGTAGTGGAGGTATAAATGGGGAGATAACAGCATCTATTTCAATGGCTGTATTTGAAATGGAGTGTATTAAATATATAATTCCATTAAGAAAACATGGTATATATATACCAGGGACTCGAGAATTGCAGATAAAGGATATAATAAATGAAATAGTACAGGATATAAAAAAAACGATATAATATTGAATCTAGATTCAATATTATATCTAAAAAATTTCTATCACCCATTTAGATTTGCTGGTTCTTTATTTTTTTCAAGCATTTTAACTATAAAAGGAATAATTGCTATTTGTATTATAATGCCCCATATTGGTTTAACGAATGATGAAACTAAAAAGGCTTTAAATAGGAATTCTTCTCCCTTTGTTGCTAGCAATATATAATTTACTATGCCATAAACCGCCCGGCCAGCTAACATAGCGATTATTAAGGATAGATATACATTTAGATGCTTCGATTTATATGTATATCCTGATATTGCACCGTATGTAGCAAGCTCGAAAGCCATGGCTAGTGCCATAGGGTATATGGGTGGCATTCCTGTTAAAAGTGAATTTAAAAAAGGTGTTATAAATCCTACGATTAGCCCGTATCTGGTGCCTAACAAAAAGCCACAGAGTAATACAGGTATATGCATGGGCAATAAGATTGACCCACCAATACCTGCTAAATGGAAAATATAAGGTATTATTATACCAAGGGCCAAAAAAAAGCTGGCCTTTACTAAATTAGATGTTTTATTCATTATGTTCCCTCCTGTTTTGTAAATATTGTAAATACATAAAAAGGCAGAGAATAAAATTCTCTGCCTTCGTGGCGTAAAAATATTGAGTTTTATATCTTAAAAATTCATGCTAAATGATTATAAATTTTCGTAATTTACAATCACGCACATTATACCAATTATTAGATATAAATGCAAGCCTATTTACTTTATTTAATAAAGTTGTAAATATGAAAAATTGTCAATATAACTGACATTATAATTAAAGATATAAAACAGTTTCCCATAATTTCTTCTGCGCCTTCATTGTCTTTCTCTCCCATCTTAATAGATGCCCTTGGTGATCCTCCTTTATATTTTTTTATTATTTGGAAGTAGATATAAAAGATATTAGCTTCTTTTCTATAGAAAGACATCATTACACCCCTTCCTAATATAGTTCAAAATTAAACTATTTTATAATTCACTTCTGACAGTATTACTACGAAGTCACCATTACTTGTATTGATGTTAATTTACTACTTGTTAAAAGAGGGTATATCTGTTAGAATGTAAGCATAGTTAATGATAACTTTTTATAAGGGTTATCATAAATCTGGCAGGGTATATCCTGCTAACTAACATTAACAATAAAAGGCAGAGTAGGTGTGCTCGCGTTAAGTGCTAAGGGATGGGACGTTGCCCTTGGACGAAAAGCATAAAATGCTTGCGGTGGGACATCGCGTTCGCTGTCACATCAATAGAAGATGATCTTCTTTTCATTTGATGTGCCAGTACTGTCAAAAAATGGAGAGGAGATTTTTTATGCAAAAAATGTCTACTAGGGAGATGGTATATCTCTCACTTCTTATTGCCCTTAATATTGTTCTGACGCGTATTGCAAGTATCAGGATAAACATTGGCGGGGCAGAGGTCGTTAGAATAGGTTTTGGAGGATTTCCGATTATTTTAGCTGGTATTATGTTTGGACCATCTGCGGGAGGTATCGTGGGGGCTATTGGTGATATAATTGGGTATTGGATAAATCCCATGGGACCCTACATGCCACATTTTACATTAACAGCTGCCCTAACGGGTATTATACCAGCTCTTGTGTTGAAGCCGTTTAAAAAACATCCCTTTTCCTTATGGCAGCTAATATTAGCTATTGCCATAGGCCAGACAATAACGTCCATTATAATGGTTCCCTATTTTATGCAGAGACTTTTTAAAGTACCAATGATTATGACAGTTCCAGGGAAGATAAAGGGACAGGCATTTCATGTACCTATATATGCATTTATGGCCAAGGTAATCATGGGCAGATTATCGGTAGTAGTGCATGGTCAGGGAAAATCTTTATAATTTATGGTTTTAGAGGGTAAACTTTGATTTGTAAGGCGAATAATAATATAGAGTTATGAATTAAAGATAGCTTGAATTTTCTGTGTATGAAATATATGGTCGTAAAATTTCCTTGCAAAATGGGTATATATATAGTAAAATAGCCTTATGACAAAGTTAAAAAGTTTGCCGTGCTAGACGGGGAGGTAGCGGTGCCCTATTCCCGCAATCCGCTATAGCGGGGTTGAATTCCTACCGTAGGCTGGTGTCTGTGAGGTTCTGGCCCGCGTAAGTGGCAAAGATGATTGGGTCCTACGCAACGGGAATCTATGAACCCTGTCAGATCCGGAAGGAAGCAGCAGTAAGTGGACACTCTCGTGTGCCGCAGGGTAGCCTGGTCGGAGTTAACTGCGTGGTTACCGCTTGTAGTCATTTAGTCGAGGGTAGGTGCACGGCACTTAAAATTTATAAGCCATGTATAAAATCATGGCTTATATTATTTTTGGCTACCCATTTTGGGATGTTTTATGTTATCATTAGTTTAACAAAGGACAAAAGCAGGTGATTTTTTTGGAATATACTGCATTGTATCGGCAATGGCGGCCAGAAACATTTGATGATATGGTAGGTCAAGACTCCATTGTGCGTACATTGAAGAATCAGATAAAGAGTGGACGTATTGCCCATGCGTATCTTTTTTGCGGTTCAAGGGGGACTGGCAAGACCAGCGCTGCTAAAATACTTGCCAGGGCAGTCAATTGCATATCTCCTAAGGATGCTAGCCCCTGCGGTGAATGTAGGGTGTGTAAGCAACTGAAAGATGGCAATAATATGGATATAATTGAAATAGATGCTGCTTCCAATAACGGGGTAGATGAGATAAGGGACCTTAGGGATAAGGTGAAATATCCACCTACTGTAGGTAGATATAAGGTGTATATAATAGATGAGGTGCATATGTTGTCCATAGGTGCATTTAATGCCCTTTTAAAGACTCTTGAAGAGCCTCCCGCCCATGTTATATTCATACTGGCTACGACAGAACCTCATAAATTACCTTCCACTATTATATCTAGATGTCAGAGGTTTGATTTTAAGCGCATACCCCATAGAGTAATAATGGAAAGATTAGAGATGATTGCACAGGCATCTAGTTTTAATATAGATGAAGAAGCAATAGATACCATTGCTAGGTGGTCAGAGGGCGGTATGAGAGATGCTTTAAGCCTTATGGACGAATGTGTAGGCTTTTGTGGAGAACATATTTCAAATAGCGATGTACTTGCTATTTTGGGCACTGCTGATCAGAGATTTATATTTGAATTTGCTGATAATATGCTAGAAAATAATGTATCGGCATTATTTGAAATGATAAATGATATTATAGAAGATGGGAAGAATATATCGGTATTTCTAAAAGATATCATATATCATATGAGAAATCTTATGCTAATAAAGGTATGCGGTGTAAAAAATGACCTTTTGGATATGAGCGATGCTACATTAAAAGACTATGGGTTACAAGCTCAAAGGGCTAGTATAGAAAAGATAACGCGGATTGTGGATATACTTACAGGGTTGGATAGTCAATTAAAATGGAGTACTCAGCCTAGGGTGCTTTTAGAACTAGCTATGGTTAAGATATGTAGACCGGATGAGGAGCAATCATATGAGGCTATAATAGAAAGGCTTAAGGCTTTAGAACAGGGCATGGTATCAATACCTAAACAACCGCAGGTTATGCAGCAGAATAAAGAGAAAAAGGTTGCTAAACCAAAGGAAGAGGCGGGAGAGCGAAAAAAAGAGGTACAAAAAAAAGAAAAAACGGCTGATAAAATAAACAGTAAAAAAGCTGTAAGTACACAGAATAATGGCAAAAGTATAGAAGAATCATGGCCGGATATAATGAATGAGATAAAGAAAGAGCGCATGCCTATATATACATTACTCAGGGAGGCAAAGGTAAGTCAATCCGGTGAAGGAAAAGTTATATTGAAATTTGCACCTGATCAGGGATTTTATGCTGCTGC is a window from the Xylanivirga thermophila genome containing:
- a CDS encoding carbohydrate ABC transporter permease, with protein sequence MGKRNYNQNAIKEGSPIADFFIYFFTIFICIITLYPFYYVVIMSVSDPVRVAAMDVYLYPKGFQLGSYGLIVRDAKMWWAYLNTLIYVGAGTALTLLTSVLGAYPLSVKNLPGRKWLVRYLIFPMYFGGGLIPTFLLVNKLGLYNTRWAIIIPGAVSIWYIILVRTYFMTVPDSIKESAFIDGASHIQLLFKIIVPISKPILAVIAIYTIVGIWNSWFGALVYLPNEKLHPLQMYLYRVLVQQTVDLKELAFDEAASATKKIFSNIQLKYSIIVFTTLPIIFTYPFFQKYFIKGVMLGSLKE
- a CDS encoding extracellular solute-binding protein, with protein sequence MKRSKTLIIFLLVFSLMLTSVACGKKSGEDTSNSSSKVEDNKKDDDTKKVEDDKKEEKAKLHLLGPDKGGDIKFADREKYPVWKEVQKLLDAANLDLEYEIVPAEQYKVVIQTRMASASDLPDIANVSPLDDTTVLNLARQGVILELNSLADEHSNGNIKKFYNEYFPYAKQLTTSPDGKMYWFSNLHKKLYKGTEPAPVALTMNIRKDWLDKLNIPVPTTADEYFNALKTMRDKDANGNGQKDEILIYDPARFNGAIAQWFGLGIDITAVDMENKKVVSPWYQEGVKDYFKYLQRLVKENIIDASLIGAGSEEVQQKITENKTASITDYNLETYREPTIEGGGEYMPLMPLKAVDGIEPAAQLESPFLVWQKFAVTKNCKNPEAAIAFFDIIYSEEYADLLFWGIEGLTYEVGDDGVKKFKDITGSFDTQLANEGKIAGQQVFGDTVFPRVQFANLEYELQGRPEYKTNHQLEIMTYKPYFYNKNYLAIPDDDQLEKKTQILNDITTYSEELATKLALGQKSLDDWDKYMADLKELGLDELIEIDQQLLDRYFSLEK
- a CDS encoding ADP-ribosylglycohydrolase family protein, translated to MIGAIIGDIVGSRFEFTNYRDKNFKLFTDNCQATDDSIMTLAVAKAIMETEKIKGISVGEYDKLLEKMTIKYMQKIGGNYPNCGYGGMFSQWIFSENPRPYNSFGNGAAMRISPAGFIAKTESEAKRLSEIITRITHNHPEGIKGAEAVVVAIFMARQGVAKNEIRKKIDTSYYPLSFTIDEIRDTYKFNETCQETVPQAIEAFLESISFEDAIRTAVSVGGDSDTLAAITGSIAQAYYGVPKNIEEKALAFLDTDLRAIYDEWNAFLSKELS
- a CDS encoding aspartyl-phosphate phosphatase Spo0E family protein, whose product is MAINELRLEIITLQTKLNNIIKNQNGHLTDEKLVNISKKLDNLIVEYLKLTEKTNKEAKNH
- a CDS encoding DUF2089 domain-containing protein, with the protein product MKYKIITKCPVCEEELEVTTLVCPGCSTKYEGHFVLDKFSYLTAEQKYFIEIFLKCRGNIKEVEKELNISYPTVRSRLNDIIYSLGYDISGGSEKSDVDKDKILDMLDNGEISANEAIKILKGR
- a CDS encoding DUF3842 family protein, translating into MNIGVMDAQGAGLGQSVIKRLRHEIGDLVYIIALGTNNAATANMLKAGADLGITGEEDICLFCRKNTIDALIGPVGIMCSGGINGEITASISMAVFEMECIKYIIPLRKHGIYIPGTRELQIKDIINEIVQDIKKTI
- a CDS encoding ECF transporter S component, which encodes MNKTSNLVKASFFLALGIIIPYIFHLAGIGGSILLPMHIPVLLCGFLLGTRYGLIVGFITPFLNSLLTGMPPIYPMALAMAFELATYGAISGYTYKSKHLNVYLSLIIAMLAGRAVYGIVNYILLATKGEEFLFKAFLVSSFVKPIWGIIIQIAIIPFIVKMLEKNKEPANLNG
- a CDS encoding folate family ECF transporter S component codes for the protein MQKMSTREMVYLSLLIALNIVLTRIASIRINIGGAEVVRIGFGGFPIILAGIMFGPSAGGIVGAIGDIIGYWINPMGPYMPHFTLTAALTGIIPALVLKPFKKHPFSLWQLILAIAIGQTITSIIMVPYFMQRLFKVPMIMTVPGKIKGQAFHVPIYAFMAKVIMGRLSVVVHGQGKSL
- the dnaX gene encoding DNA polymerase III subunit gamma/tau, which encodes MEYTALYRQWRPETFDDMVGQDSIVRTLKNQIKSGRIAHAYLFCGSRGTGKTSAAKILARAVNCISPKDASPCGECRVCKQLKDGNNMDIIEIDAASNNGVDEIRDLRDKVKYPPTVGRYKVYIIDEVHMLSIGAFNALLKTLEEPPAHVIFILATTEPHKLPSTIISRCQRFDFKRIPHRVIMERLEMIAQASSFNIDEEAIDTIARWSEGGMRDALSLMDECVGFCGEHISNSDVLAILGTADQRFIFEFADNMLENNVSALFEMINDIIEDGKNISVFLKDIIYHMRNLMLIKVCGVKNDLLDMSDATLKDYGLQAQRASIEKITRIVDILTGLDSQLKWSTQPRVLLELAMVKICRPDEEQSYEAIIERLKALEQGMVSIPKQPQVMQQNKEKKVAKPKEEAGERKKEVQKKEKTADKINSKKAVSTQNNGKSIEESWPDIMNEIKKERMPIYTLLREAKVSQSGEGKVILKFAPDQGFYAAAIEMDDKRTFIQDMIYKMTGKNVIVACQLGESSNTSDEDDDVVKKAIEIFGEQFVEVVEEDD